The following coding sequences lie in one Calidithermus timidus DSM 17022 genomic window:
- the rplL gene encoding 50S ribosomal protein L7/L12, producing the protein MALDIAAIKEQLSGATVLELKQLIDVLKEEWGVTAAAPVAVAMPGAAAGAAAAPAAEEKTEFDVVLKDAGANKLNVIKELRAITGLGLKEAKDLAEQGGAVKEGISKDEAEKIKKQLEDAGAKVELK; encoded by the coding sequence ATGGCTTTGGACATCGCTGCCATCAAGGAACAGCTCTCCGGCGCTACCGTGCTGGAACTCAAGCAACTCATCGACGTGCTCAAGGAAGAGTGGGGTGTGACCGCGGCCGCCCCCGTGGCCGTGGCTATGCCCGGCGCCGCTGCTGGTGCTGCTGCTGCCCCCGCCGCCGAGGAGAAGACCGAGTTCGACGTGGTGCTCAAGGATGCCGGGGCCAACAAGCTCAACGTCATCAAGGAGCTGCGCGCCATCACCGGGCTGGGCCTCAAGGAGGCTAAGGACCTCGCCGAGCAGGGTGGTGCTGTGAAGGAAGGCATCTCCAAGGACGAGGCCGAGAAGATCAAGAAGCAACTCGAGGACGCCGGCGCCAAAGTCGAGCTGAAGTAA
- the rplJ gene encoding 50S ribosomal protein L10: MPSKRNVELLESLKNTLAGAKGSFFLVDYQGLPSNGEQKLRRAFREKGAQMIVAKNTLIERALAELNLPKLDGLKGPSAVVLFSDPVAAAKAIAEFAKTNDKGLPAAKGGVLSGNVIGADDVKALASLPSQTELRAELVGVLQSAMSELVGVLGAKAQEFVGILDAFVAKQEAA, from the coding sequence GCTCGAGAGCCTCAAGAACACCTTGGCTGGGGCTAAGGGGTCGTTCTTCCTGGTGGACTATCAGGGCCTACCTTCCAACGGGGAACAGAAGCTGCGCCGCGCCTTCCGCGAGAAGGGCGCGCAGATGATCGTTGCCAAGAACACGCTCATCGAGCGTGCGCTGGCCGAGCTCAACCTGCCCAAGTTGGACGGCCTCAAGGGGCCCTCGGCGGTGGTGCTGTTCAGCGACCCGGTCGCAGCAGCCAAAGCCATCGCAGAGTTCGCCAAGACCAACGACAAGGGGCTGCCCGCCGCCAAGGGGGGCGTGCTCTCGGGCAACGTCATCGGAGCCGATGACGTGAAGGCGCTGGCCTCGCTGCCTAGCCAGACCGAACTGCGCGCCGAACTCGTCGGCGTGCTCCAGAGCGCGATGAGCGAGCTGGTCGGGGTGCTGGGCGCAAAGGCTCAGGAGTTCGTAGGCATTCTGGACGCTTTCGTCGCCAAGCAGGAGGCGGCATAA